A genome region from Microtus ochrogaster isolate Prairie Vole_2 chromosome 1, MicOch1.0, whole genome shotgun sequence includes the following:
- the Fga gene encoding fibrinogen alpha chain translates to MLSLKVACLILSVASTVWTSDSDTGGEFLAEGAGVRGPRVVERQQSHCKETDWPFCSDEEWNYKCPSGCRMQGLIDEVNQDFTNRINKLKNSLFDFQKNNKDSNTLTRNIMEYLRGDFTNANNFDNTYGQVSEELRRRIEILKRKVVEKAQQIQVLQNNVRAQLIDMKRLEVDIDIKIRSCKGSCSRGVVHQLDLRDYEEQQKQLEQVIAKDLLPAKEKQHLPTLKMLPLPDLIPGTYKSQLQEAPPEWKALTEMRQMRMELEGLGKGGNSRRDSRGDSPTHGTEAEAESPLKPTPGVSEHRWPAGSQPGSEGSWSSSWAMGSDGRGGPGSSQSGGYRPNSSGSGNPMPSNPDWGEFSESTGSSSPAIKKEYHTGKLTTSKGDKELLIGNEKVTSSGTSTTRHSCSKTITKTVTGSDGRREVVKEVVTSDNPSDCGGAIDLGVEHNFGGRFDSFPQNFPDHTEFFGSHLDSLSSNFKEFGSKTEAVGSDIGLEDPGSHVPSYPSSGKTSTVRKQQITKTYKMADEAGSEAHDAGEARTTKRGRARSRASRDCDDALQTHPSGAQSGIFSLKLPGSSKILSVYCDQETSLGGWLLIQQRMDGSLNFNRTWQDYKTGFGSLNDKGEGEFWLGNDYLHFLTLRASVLRVELEDWAGKQAYAEYHFRVGSEAEGYALQVSSYRGTAGDALVEGSVEEGSEYTSHSGMRFSTFDRDADQWEENCAEFYGGGWWYNSCQAANLNGIYYPGGTYDPRNNSPYEIENGVVWIPFRGADYSLKAVRMKIRPLVEQKLKK, encoded by the exons ATGCTCTCCCTGAAGGTTGCCTGCCTCATCCTGAGTGTGGCCAGCACAGTCTGG ACCTCAGACTCGGACACCGGAGGTGAATTCTTGGCGGAAGGAGCCGGAGTACGTGGCCCAAGAGTTGTGGAGAGACAGCAGAGTCATTGCAAAGAGACAGACTGGCCCTTCTGCTCCGATGAAGAGTGG AACTACAAATGCCCTTCTGGCTGCAGGATGCAAGGGCTGATTGATGAAGTCAATCAAGATTTTACCAACAGAATAAACAAGCTCAAAAACTCActatttgattttcaaaaaaacaacaagGATTCTAATACACTAACCAGGAATATTATGGAGTATTTGAGAGGGGACTTCACCAATGCCAACA ACTTTGATAACACCTATGGCCAAGTCTCCGAAGAGCTGAGGCGCAGAATTGAGATCCTGAAGCGCAAAGTCGTAGAGAAAGCACAGCAGATCCAGGTTCTGCAGAACAATGTCAGGGCTCAGCTGATCGATATGAAGCGCCTGGAG GTGGACATTGATATCAAGATCCGCTCTTGCAAAGGGTCCTGCAGCAGGGGTGTGGTCCATCAGCTAGATCTGAGGGACTACGAAGAGCAGCAAAAGCAGCTGGAACAGGTCATCGCTAAAGACCTGCTTCCTGCGAAAGAGAAGCAGCACTTGCCAACGCTAAAAATGCTTCCCCTTCCCGACTTGATTCCCGGAACTTACAAGAGCCAGCTTCAGGAGGCCCCTCCAGAGTGGAAGGCCTTAACAGAAATGCGGCAGATGCGGATGGAGCTGGAGGGGCTCGGGAAGGGTGGGAATTCACGCAGGGATTCTCGAGGAGACTCTCCAACACatgggacagaggcagaggcagaaagcccCTTGAAACCGACACCTGGTGTATCTGAGCATAGGTGGCCTGCAGGCTCCCAGCCCGGAAGTGAGGGAAGCTGGAGCTCCTCCTGGGCTATGGGGTCTGATGGACGCGGGGGTCCTGGAAGCTCTCAATCTGGAGGTTATAGGCCAAATAGCTCAGGCTCCGGGAACCCCATGCCTAGCAACCCGGACTGGGGTGAATTTTCAGAGTCCACAGGAAGTAGCAGCCCAGCAATAAAGAAAGAGTACCACACTGGTAAACTGACCACCTCTAAAGGAGATAAAGAGCTCCTGATTGGAAACGAGAAAGTCACCTCCTCTGGTACAAGCACCACCCGTCATTCATGCTCTAAAACCATTACCAAGACTGTTACGGGTTCTGATGGCCGCAGGGAAGTGGTCAAGGAAGTGGTCACCTCGGATAATCCCTCTGATTGTGGTGGAGCCATTGACTTAGGCGTGGAACATAATTTTGGTGGCAGGTTTGACTCGTTTCCCCAAAATTTCCCGGACCACACTGAGTTTTTTGGCAGTCACTTGGACTCGCTCTCCTCTAACTTCAAAGAATTTGGCAGTAAGACCGAGGCAGTAGGCTCTGACATTGGCTTAGAAGACCCAGGCTCCCATGTTCCTAGTTATCCTTCCAGTGGTAAAACCTCCACTGTCAGAAAGCAGCAGATCACCAAGACCTACAAAATGGCGGatgaggcaggaagtgaagctcACGATGCTGGAGAAGCTCGGACCACTAAGAGGGGCCGTGCCAGATCGCGGGCATCGAGAG actgtgATGATGCCCTCCAAACACATCCTTCAGGTGCCCAGAGTGGCATTTTCAGTCTCAAGCTCCCTGGATCCAGTAAGATTTTATCTGTTTATTGCGATCAAGAGACCAGTTTGGGAGGATGGCTTTTGATCCAGCAGAGAATGGATGGATCACTGAATTTTAACCGGACCTGGCAAGACTACAAGACAGGTTTCGGGAGCCTGAATGACAAGGGGGAAGGGGAATTCTGGCTAGGCAATGACTACCTCCACTTCCTCACTCTGAGGGCCTCTGTCCTCAGGGTTGAACTAGAGGACTGGGCTGGAAAACAGGCTTACGCCGAGTACCACTTCCGGGTAGGCTCTGAGGCCGAGGGCTATGCCTTGCAGGTCTCCTCCTACCGGGGTACAGCGGGAGATGCTCTGGTGGAAGGCTCTGTGGAGGAGGGGTCTGAATACACCTCACACAGCGGCATGAGGTTCAGTACCTTTGACAGGGACGCGGATCAGTGGGAAGAGAACTGTGCCGAGTTCTATGGGGGAGGCTGGTGGTACAACAGCTGCCAGGCGGCCAATCTCAACGGCATTTACTACCCCGGGGGCACCTATGACCCCAGGAACAACAGCCCCTATGAGATAGAGAACGGGGTCGTCTGGATCCCCTTCAGAGGGGCAGATTATTCCCTCAAGGCTGTTCGCATGAAAATCAGACCGCTGGTGGAGCAGAAGCTGAAGAAGTAG